gattgattctgaccggccgtgactgaaggtgccccccagggtgatgggttaattgggctgactggagggaatggtgcagaggatagttggatggagccatatcccatagtagctgatgatgaggaagcacctgatcCTCCGCTAGAGAATTGGATCGGCTGCGAAGCCGAATTTGAATAagtctgatttggtggaatcggctgaaaatatgccggtcccctgtatccttgaggtatcccaccagcgaaggagtttacaacagcattgtgcaccatatttgaaagtactggggattgatcaacgaaggcgtgataaatagattgttgaatcatatcggacattttgtaggcaagctttccggaactgggCCGTATACTTAtccagctcttccttctggtcgtccttcagatctgcttccgtcacctcgatgatgttttcttcggagacttcagcagctttcgacatgatggtgGTTGTATtcgtcccaccgggcgtgccaaaagtgtgttggcgctagaaatcggtcaaccgaatcccagcgaccgacacacgacccgggagaatctgcttagctcctgttcgggtgaatgccctggtgcagttcgcgcggcgtgccagccaatctgacctgttgattggcaaggaagaattcGTGTCAGGTCTAGAAAtctcgatcggctaagttttCGATCttgagagagtttatcggcgaatcggccgatttactgtagtaatgaaatcggctataggaTAGCCTGATCTCTGCAGCCTTGTTGACAAAGaattactagagtaatcgatacaaagcttatgataacaacactaggaatagatctaatcggcaatagatggaTTTAACGATGGAAAATAgagaaagccgacactaccgattcctagctggataactggtgataaagactagagaaacaggtaaaacctatgaatctagcaaatatcgataactagtgaataaatctaaacgaaacaacagcgatacacccgaagttaaagcttagatattactcgataaacggaacttacagaatcggccggagatcaagatgatgcagccctgccaacccgcacgaactcgtgaaaaagggaaaagtagtagcgaagtcgcctgcttgaaagtaagtacgaggaaaaagtagcttgttgtattgattagttgatgattacagatttacaaaggtagctatttatagccccgcaCAGATAACTctttaaccgactagaactctatccctaattcaaaccgaaaacaaatatctacaagcacaattcgtgctaggttggttactccacgcttcgtgggctgatttccacctcatccttctattcctttctaagcccatacaggcccatttagcccatcctcctaatcggccgattcctcatcggcaaaaggctaccgattgggactctggtatacttgacccgaagcgagacagaaatCACcagccgatctcacactgtagcaccacttggccgattcccagctgtgcttctccgattccctctcttcttggcgccgattctactagtgacgaaaatCAGGCGTCAACAGATAGTTACAAGGAattcataggcattatacaaagTAAGATATTTCTTGGCAGTGtttaaatgcatgttgacattctatgcacctaagttgtattactaactcttgtctttatattcTCAAAGTGtgtacaagctttacatactaaaaggTGGGGACCAtgataaaaaaggaagaaagctatgaaaataatatattatagattcgtaagaacataaaaacttaagttttttcatataatgtagacttgtcattaataacaactcatcatttttctatttgattgcagtgccacaagcaaccttcCGATACTGCGCTATGCGGATATTATGTGTGTGAGTTCCTCAGAAATAATGGAAGGTATTGGATGAACCCcgaagacgtaagtctcttatacactgccatgtgctaactttttaatggtaatacatcataatcttcatttactgtatacctaCAGATGCCTAGGATCGACACTCACGATGCGACGCTCGAAGACAAACACatcgacaacatttgtagggacatggcgaggttcacctatgcgagatttgtcatgaggatggagcattctttgataaaaatGACGTGTTGATGGCAGACGAGTGCAAAgatcttcgtagatgggcgtagtagttttaatattactGACGTAAAGAATAGCTCTATTTCAAATGTTGAATTATGTGAAtcatttattattcaagtttgttgaataatgtgaattatatattatgtacgatgcagttttgaataatgtgaattatttattattcaagtttgttatTATGTGGTTAGAGGTACATATTTCAATTTAACAGCTAACAACTgggaaatagaaattataaataactcacgGGCTAACAACTGGtagaaaataaaatttataaataaCTCACAGAAAATAATATATTGGATGAGTCTTCGGAGAAAGTGTGAACAATAAGGAACCTACGGTTTTTAAGATTTTCAATACCCATGTTTCCCGGGATTTCATACCGTACCGCCTGAGCCCAACGAACCCCCTCAATTAGGGGTAGAAAATATATATGCATAGAGATTGGCATAACCACCCGCCAGTAAAAAACCATTTGTGCTGGCGAGTGATGTAACCACCCGTCAGCACAGAAAACCGCCAACACAGATCGGTCTGTGCGGCGGGTCACCAGCTGGTCGGATCAGAACGTCGCGATACGATGCCAGGCACAACACGAGTTGGTTGCGTTTGCCTGCCTTGTTTGGACGGGAAAAAAACTGTATACTACGCACGCGGCAAGCTAGATCCATCGTACGGTTGGAAATCGTGGTACAAATCAGATGTGTGTGACGATCGAGCTAGGAGACCCAAAGCCCAACTGACTAACAAACGGGTAGGATCGGAGCGCGTCATCCGATCCTTCCCGCGCGCGCCAGCCGCCGAGGAAGCTGCTGGCGTTGCCTATCTTTACATTTGCTTGCCCCCTCCCCCAAAAAGCTGCCGTCTTTTGGCCGGCTACATATTGGCGCGACACGAGCCAAGCGAAGTCTCTCACTTCTCCCTCCTCGCCAACGCTTCGTAGTGCTCTAGGATCCATCGGATTCGACCAAGACTCGTAGTCGCCGCCGCTAGCTACTCGCCACAGATTGTATCGATCGATGGGCGACGCCAACGCcaccggtgcggcggcggccgtgcgcgTGCTCGCCGTGACGCGCGTCGCGCCGGTGCCGACGGCCGAGCGCGGAGCTGGTGCCGGCGAGGGCGGCCGCGTGAAGCTGTCCTTCTTCGACACGCCCTGGGTCGTGCTGCCGCCCATCCAGCGGGTCTTCCTCTACGACCTgcccggcgacgacggcgacgcgtTCCAGGCGGCGGTGAGGCGGCTCAAGGACTCCCTCGCCGCGACGCTGGCGCTCTACCTGCCCCTGGCGGGGAAGCTGGCGTACGTTGCCGAGACCGGGGACGTCTTCGTCGACTGCGCCGACGACCCCGGGGTGGCCTTCGTCGAGGCCGAGGCGGATGCCATGGACGTGCGCCGCCTCGCCACCGACGAGGCGCACGACATCGCGGCGTTCCTGGCCCTGGTCCCGGGCCTCGACACCGCGGTGCTCCCGGCGCCCGTGCTCTCCGTGCAGGCCACGCGCCTCCCCGGCGGCCTCGCGCTCGGCGTCTCCGTGcaccacgccgtcgccgacggccaGGCCGTCTGGCGGTTCGTCGGCGCATGGGCGGCCGCCGCACGCGAGGGGTCCCCGGTCACCAAGGCCCTCTGCGCGCCGCACTACGACCGGGGCGTCGTCGGCGTCCCCAACGGCGACGAGTTCGCGCGCGAGATGCTCAGGAAGGTCGCGCCCAACCTCCCCGTGGTACGTACATCGTATCGAACAACCTATCCATCATGCGTAGATCGTATATCGTTTACTTTGTTGTGCCTCATACGTAcaacttatatatatatatatatatatatatatatatatatatatatatatacNNNNNNNNNNNNNNNNNNNNNNNNNNNNNNNNNNNNNNNNNNNNNNNNNNNNNNNNNNNNNNNNNNNNNNNNNNNNNNNNNNNNNNNNNNNNNNNNNNNNATATAAATGTATAAAGACATCGTAGACGTGTGGGGAAGCGAGGAGCAGGCGACCATCAATGGCGCACGCCGCGGGTGTTGTTGAGCCGTGAATGCCTTGCTCACGGAACCTTTGCTTGCAGGCCATGATGGACTACGACTTCAGCCAGCGCTTCCGGCTGGGGCGCCGCACCttccacctcgccgccgacgacaTCCGGTCCCTGAAGCGCCGCATCGacgcgctcgccgcggccgaggaggaggaggccgccggcgacagcaccaccaccagcagcaagaAGAAGCCGGTGTCGACGTTCGTGGCGCTGGCGGCGCTGGGCTGGACGGCGTTCGTGCGCGCCAAGtccctggccgccggcgacgacacgTACCTGGTCTTCCTCGCCGACCTGCGCGCGCGCCTGGACCCGCCCGTCGCCGACGGCTACCTGGGCAACTGCATCAAGGGCTGCCTGGCGAGCGCCGACGCGGGGGACCTCGTCGGCGCGCGGGGTCTCCTGGGCGCGTGCCGCGCGATCCAGGCGGCCGTGGCggagatggaggcggcgccgcTGGGCGGCTCGGAGCGGTGGATCGAGAAGATGATGTCGCTGCCGTTCCAGCGGCTGTGCAACGTGGCGGCGAGCCCGCGGTTCCGCGTGCACGAGGCGTCGGACTTCGGgttcggccggccggcgcgcgtgGAGCTCGTGTCCATGAACCACGACGGGGAGATGGTGCTCGTCGCCGGGAGGGAGGACGGCGAGGTGCAGGTGTCCGTGTCGCTGGACCCCGCCTGCATGGAGGAGTTCAAGGCGCACGTCCTcgccgctccggcgccggcaGAGAACTGAGCTGGCGGAGGATCTACGTCAGTCAACCAGACGGATCATAACAACAAGCAGTCGTAGCAGAATTTTCTCTTTCGATCGAACTACTAGTTGCGTTGTAATAATCGATCCGACAGGCAGATCACATCAAGAAACAGTAGTAATATCATGATCATGCGATTATTTAgatggtgtttggatactaggtgctaaattttagcagtgccacatcggatgttcgaatgcttaggaggactaaacatgagctaattataaaactaattgcagaaccctgtgctaattcgcgagacaaatctattaaccctaattaatccgtcattagcaaatggttattgtagtaccacattgtcaaatcatggactaattaagcttaatagattcatctcgcgaattagactcaatctgtgcaattagttttgtaattagcctatatttaatactcataattagcatccaaacatccggtgtgacatgt
The genomic region above belongs to Setaria italica strain Yugu1 chromosome VI, Setaria_italica_v2.0, whole genome shotgun sequence and contains:
- the LOC101768834 gene encoding malonyl-CoA:anthocyanidin 5-O-glucoside-6''-O-malonyltransferase → MGDANATGAAAAVRVLAVTRVAPVPTAERGAGAGEGGRVKLSFFDTPWVVLPPIQRVFLYDLPGDDGDAFQAAVRRLKDSLAATLALYLPLAGKLAYVAETGDVFVDCADDPGVAFVEAEADAMDVRRLATDEAHDIAAFLALVPGLDTAVLPAPVLSVQATRLPGGLALGVSVHHAVADGQAVWRFVGAWAAAAREGSPVTKALCAPHYDRGVVGVPNGDEFAREMLRKVAPNLPVAMMDYDFSQRFRLGRRTFHLAADDIRSLKRRIDALAAAEEEEAAGDSTTTSSKKKPVSTFVALAALGWTAFVRAKSLAAGDDTYLVFLADLRARLDPPVADGYLGNCIKGCLASADAGDLVGARGLLGACRAIQAAVAEMEAAPLGGSERWIEKMMSLPFQRLCNVAASPRFRVHEASDFGFGRPARVELVSMNHDGEMVLVAGREDGEVQVSVSLDPACMEEFKAHVLAAPAPAEN